Proteins encoded within one genomic window of Marasmius oreades isolate 03SP1 chromosome 4, whole genome shotgun sequence:
- a CDS encoding uncharacterized protein (CAZy:CBM13), with the protein MHLAALKTLAFVAVTAALLLQSTKFPLTSGGLGCISASSNAIGAPVVAHTCSTEDPSKHEWDFTRVIDMQTPVPQPYKIFDVTDGINADGTKLQVWTCVDGNTNQQWIESVNDLTFRWAGTDKCIDLTDGNLTDGNQLQIWTCDLTRNNQNQRWAIKPPLALQQVGSEIGWRGGGVYQTTPCLSASSNTDGAGLVFDNCVEPGGDVTWDTVPSSGSTGQIKTFDGTKCLDVRDGNGTNGNPLQIWSCVEGNINQLWNMDIDGPENSGGKLISWAGTNKCVRAFEIWDCDPNDRYQWWVALPVYSTN; encoded by the exons ATGCACCTTGCTGCCCTCAAAACTCTAGCATTCGTGGCAGTTACCGCTGCCTTACTGTTACAGAGCACTAAAT TCCCACTGACCAGTGGCGGACTAGGATGTATCTCCGCGTCATCCAACGCCATCGGCGCTCCCGTAGTAGCTCATACTTGCAGTACGGAAGATCCCTCCAAGCATGAGTGGGATTTCACTCGAGTCATCGATATGCAAACCCCTGTACCTCAACCGTACAAGATCTTTG ACGTAACGGACGGCATAAACGCCGACGGGACTAAACTTCAAGTCTGGACCTGCGTTGACGGAAACACAAACCAGCAGTGGATCGAGTCTGTCAATGATCTTACCTTCCGATGGGCTGGAACAGATAAATGTATCGATCTCACGGACGGTAACCTCACAGATGGAAATCAACTGCAAATCTGGACTTGCGACTTGACTCGGAATAATCAGAATCAGCGATGGGCCATCAAACCTCCTCTTGCTCTTCAACAGGTCGGCTCCGAAATTGGCTGGAGGGGCGGCGGAGTGTACCAGACTACTCCTTGCCTAAGTGCATCTTCCAACACTGATGGCGCTGGACTCGTGTTTGATAATTGTGTCGAGCCTGGTGGAGATGTTACCTGGGATACAGTACCCAGTTCTGGATCTACTGGTCAGATTAAGACGTTCGATGGGACCAAATGTCTCGATGTTCGTGATGGGAATGGGACTAATGGAAACCCACTCCAGATCTGGTCGTGTGTTGAAGGGAATATAAACCAGCTGTGGAATATGGACATTGACGGACCGGAAAATTCGGGTGGGAAGTTGATTTCTTGGGCTGGGACGAATAAGTGTGTGAGAGCT TTTGAGATTTGGGATTGCGATCCCAACGACCGCTACCAGTGGTGGGTCGCACTTCCTGTCTACTCGACGAACTAG